The genomic window GTCCAGCAGGCGGTCCTGGAAGCGGCTGGTGCCCACGTGAATGTTCGTGACGCGGGCGGCACTGCTGCCGTAGTAGTTCGTCTGACCGGTGCCCAGGTGCGCGGTGATGCCGCGGGACGCGAAGTAATCCAACGTGCGCCCCGGCGCGACCTGACCCTTTACGGGAATGGTGACCTTGATGCCTTTGGGGTCCTTGATGGCCGCCAGCAGGTTCGTGCGGGCCTTCGCGGCGTCCACCTTCAGGCCGTTGCGCTGCACGACCGCCCAGCCGTCCCAGAGTTCCTCGAAGCGGGCGTCCTGCGCGGTGGTGGGCAGGGCCTTCAGGAACGCGGTGAGTTCCTGATCCAGACTCTCGGTGATCACGCCGCGCGCCCGGATAACCTCCACGCGCTTGCCGGGAATGGTCAGGGTCCGGGTGAAGGGCACGGTCGTTTTCTTGCCGTTCACGAGCGCGGGCCACTGGGCCTCCACCGTGATCAGCAGCGGCGCCGTGATCTTCGCCGGGACCGGGGTGACCTGGGGTGCGGGGGTCGGCGGCGCGGGCTGAGGCGCTGGGGCCGGGCTCGGTTCAGGCACCGGGGTGGGGGCGGGCGTGGGTTCCGGGGTCGGCTGAGGTGCTGGAGTCGGCTGGGGCTCTGGCGCGGGCGTCGGTGCGGGGCTCGGCTCCGGCTGGGGGGAGGGCGGCGTGGGCGGAATCGCGGGGATGGTCTGCGCCGGTGGGGGAGGGGAGGGTTCCGTGCCCGTCTGGGCCAGGGCAGCGGTCACGAGGGAGCCACTGAGCAGCAGGGCGCCCAGGGTCAGGGCGCGCCGGGGGGCGGGGGTCATGCGGCGAGTATTCCACGCCCCCAGTCCCGCTCCATGAAAAGAACCTCCATGAAGGAGGCCGCCCGGCGGGCTGCACCGGGCGGCCCCACAGGCCCGATTCAGGCGGGCTGCACGCCCCGCTCGGCCAGCTGCCGCGCGATCTCGGCGACGGCATGATCGGCGTGGAAGCGGCCGTTCTCGATGAACACCTGATTCGTGCGTCCGGCGAAGCCTGCGCTGCCCACCACGAACAGGCCCGGTACGCTGCTCTGGTAGTGCTCGTCCAGCACGAGGCACTCGTCCGGCTGCGTGGCGAGACTCAGGCCGTCCAGGAAGGAGAGATCTGGGCGGTACCCGGTCAGGGCGAACGTGAAGTCGGTCGGCAGCTCCCAGGTGGTGCCGTCCTCGCGCTGCACGACCACGTGCTCGGGGTGGATCTCGACCACGCGGGAGTTGAAGTGCGCCGCGACGCTGCCTTCCTTGATGCGGTTTTCCAGGTCGGGGCGCACCCAGTACTTGATGGTGCTCTTCAGTTCGGGCGCGCGGACGACCATGGTGACGTTCACGCCGCTGCGCCACAGGTCCAGCGCGGCGTCGGCGGCGCTGTTCCCGGCGCCGATCACGGTGACGTTCAGGCCCATGAACGGGTGCGCCTCGGTGTAGTAGTGGCTGACGTTCTCGCTGTCCTCACCGGCGATGCCCAGCGCCAGGGGGTTGTCGTAGTACCCGGTGGCGACCACCACACGCCGCGCCTCCACGACGCCAGGCGTCCCGTCGCGCTTCTCGACCTCCAGCGTGAAACCTGCCGGGGCGGCGTGCACGCGCGTCACCTCGGTGTACTGCTCGACGTTCAGGGCTTCACGCTGCGCGACCAGCCGGTAGTACATCAGCGCGTCGCGGCGGTCCGGCTTGTCGTGCCCGGTCACCATGGGGTGATTCCCGATCTCCAGTTCCGGCGCGGTCGTGAAGAACGACATGTACGTGGGGTACTCAAAGATCGCGTTTACCACGCAGCCCTTCTCCAGCACCACGTAACTCAGGCCCGCACGCTTGCAGGCGATGGCGGCAGCGAGACCCACCGGGCCCGCTCCGACGATGGCGACATCCACCAGACTCATGAGCGGCATTCTGCCAGCCGCGCGCCGCCCGAGTCTGCGGGCAAGGCACGGTGACGGGATCAGGCGCGGCGGATCAGCGTGCGGAAGGTCAGGTCGAAGGGGTTCGCGTCGTCCGCCGCACGCGTCCGCTCCTGCGTGACGACCCACCCGTCTCCCAGGTCCGGCATGACCGTATCACCCTCCAGCCGCGCGTGAATCAGCGTGAGTTCCACCCGGGTCAGCTGCGCGAGGTACAGGGCGTACACCTCGGCCCCGCCGATGATCGCCACCTCCGGCACGTCCCCGGCCAGGGCCAGCGCCTCCTGCGGCGAGTGCGCCACCTGCGCGCCGGGCGCGCTGAACGCCCGGTTGCGGGTCAGGACGATGTTCGCCCGGCCCGGCAGGGGCCGACCACCCAGCGAATCCCACACCTTGCGGCCCATGACGTTCGGCTTCCCGCGACTGTGCGAGCGGAAGTGCGCCAGATCTGCCGGGAGGTGCCACGGCATCCCACCGTCCCGCCCGATCACGCCGTTCTCGGTGACCGCGACGATGCCGACCAGTTCAGGCCCCACGCGTTCAGCCTCGCCCA from Deinococcus radiotolerans includes these protein-coding regions:
- a CDS encoding YpdA family putative bacillithiol disulfide reductase, whose translation is MSLVDVAIVGAGPVGLAAAIACKRAGLSYVVLEKGCVVNAIFEYPTYMSFFTTAPELEIGNHPMVTGHDKPDRRDALMYYRLVAQREALNVEQYTEVTRVHAAPAGFTLEVEKRDGTPGVVEARRVVVATGYYDNPLALGIAGEDSENVSHYYTEAHPFMGLNVTVIGAGNSAADAALDLWRSGVNVTMVVRAPELKSTIKYWVRPDLENRIKEGSVAAHFNSRVVEIHPEHVVVQREDGTTWELPTDFTFALTGYRPDLSFLDGLSLATQPDECLVLDEHYQSSVPGLFVVGSAGFAGRTNQVFIENGRFHADHAVAEIARQLAERGVQPA
- a CDS encoding VanW family protein; translation: MTPAPRRALTLGALLLSGSLVTAALAQTGTEPSPPPPAQTIPAIPPTPPSPQPEPSPAPTPAPEPQPTPAPQPTPEPTPAPTPVPEPSPAPAPQPAPPTPAPQVTPVPAKITAPLLITVEAQWPALVNGKKTTVPFTRTLTIPGKRVEVIRARGVITESLDQELTAFLKALPTTAQDARFEELWDGWAVVQRNGLKVDAAKARTNLLAAIKDPKGIKVTIPVKGQVAPGRTLDYFASRGITAHLGTGQTNYYGSSAARVTNIHVGTSRFQDRLLDGKSVSFNQMVGPITTGTGFVTGLVIAGERTANGVGGGICQVSTTVFRALYAAGLPILQRQNHSYQVHYYDPQGLDATIYQPSLDLKFANDTGGSLWFQSDWDDESSTLTVTVFGKARDFTVEIGAPRTLSTTPSPADRLIPDATLARGQRKQVDWAAPGAVIEVTRKFMRDGKAFKQDTLKSTYRPWPNIYLVGTR
- a CDS encoding dihydrofolate reductase — protein: MSRPPELGEAERVGPELVGIVAVTENGVIGRDGGMPWHLPADLAHFRSHSRGKPNVMGRKVWDSLGGRPLPGRANIVLTRNRAFSAPGAQVAHSPQEALALAGDVPEVAIIGGAEVYALYLAQLTRVELTLIHARLEGDTVMPDLGDGWVVTQERTRAADDANPFDLTFRTLIRRA